Genomic segment of Marispirochaeta aestuarii:
GCCTTGATCAATACTCCGAAAAAGCTTCCGATAACCGTTCCCACCCCTCCGGAGAGCAGGGTGCCTCCGATTACCGTTGAAGCTATTACTTCGATCTCGAAGCCCCTGGCCTGCTCCACAAAGCCGCTGGTGGTATTCAGGCAGAAGACAAATCCCGCCAGAGAAGCGAGAAACCCGTTCAGAATATAGGCAAGCATCTTTGTGCGCCGGACATTCACGCCCATCAACAGAGCAGACCGCTCATTCCCGCCGATGGCAAACAGGGAGCGGCCGAACTTTGTATATTTCACAATGTACCAGACAACCACCAGTGCGCACAGAGCGATAATTACGCTGGGATGAACAAAGGGAAAGAGCTTGATTCCCCTCTTGTTCACCGTGGCTCCGAAAAAGAGATAGATATTCCTGGTCGCCATATTCAGAAAGGTTTCATTATCCGTAATGGCTATCTGGTCTACACTGATAACCGCGGTGAGGCCCCTGCAGAAAAAGAGGCCTGCAAGGGTGACAATAAAGGGCTGCAGCCGCATATACGCAATCAGCCAGCCCTGCACGGTACCGAATACCAGACCGAAAAGCAGTACTACGGCGATGGAAGCATAGGCATTCATCCCCATAACCTGCATCATATAAGCCAGCATCATGCAGACAAGGCCGATGACAGAACCGACGGAGATATCGATACCCCCGGTTATAACAACCGCGGTCATTCCTGCCGCGGCTATTATGAGCCCTGCGTTGTCAATGAGCATATTCATAAAGGTCTGCATATTACCGAAACCCTGGGCACTGTAGACCATTACCCCGCCGGCGTACATAATCAGGAACATTATGATTGTGATGAACAACAGAAAACCGGTACCGGCCATCTTCTCCTTGATGTAATTGCCGATTTTCATTGCAGCACCGCCTTTGGAGCTTCTGATTTCTGCCTGAAGTTTCGTATCCAGCGCTTCAGTTCCTCTGACTGCATGGATACAATCAGCACAACAACGATTGCCTTGTATACCGGAAGCTGGTCAGCCGTTATTCCCATGGCGTACAGACTCGTCGTCAGTGCCTGAATCGTAACTGCGCCGATCACCGCTCCAAGCAGGCTGAATTTTCCCCCCGACAGGCTGTTTCCCCCAAGGGCAACCGCGAGGATCGCATCCAGCTCCATGTAGAGGCCGATATTGTTTGCGTCGCTTGAATAGATCCGGCTGGAGGTAACCACGCCGGAAATAGCCGCGGTAAACCCGCATATGAGATAACACATGAAAATGATCATCTGAGAGTTGATACCCACCAGGCGCCCGGCCCTGCTGTTGATGCCGACGGTTTTAACATAGAGCCCCAGGGCAGTACGGGTCAGAATAAAATAGGCGATAATCACCACCCCCAGGGCAATGAATACCGGCGTGGGAACCACCACTCCGGGTAAAAAGCCGCCGATAGCCTTGAAGGATTCCATGCGCACGTACAGAATCTGC
This window contains:
- a CDS encoding ABC transporter permease subunit encodes the protein MKIGNYIKEKMAGTGFLLFITIIMFLIMYAGGVMVYSAQGFGNMQTFMNMLIDNAGLIIAAAGMTAVVITGGIDISVGSVIGLVCMMLAYMMQVMGMNAYASIAVVLLFGLVFGTVQGWLIAYMRLQPFIVTLAGLFFCRGLTAVISVDQIAITDNETFLNMATRNIYLFFGATVNKRGIKLFPFVHPSVIIALCALVVVWYIVKYTKFGRSLFAIGGNERSALLMGVNVRRTKMLAYILNGFLASLAGFVFCLNTTSGFVEQARGFEIEVIASTVIGGTLLSGGVGTVIGSFFGVLIKAVIETYIRCNGTLSSWWNKIVLSALLCFFIVLQSVFAAIRRKRSI
- a CDS encoding ABC transporter permease, with the protein product MNPELRKLKNAALALSKKQLFLPIFALCLVLIINIIETPTFFNISIQNGVLYGYIIDIINRASELIILAVGMTLVIATGGIDISVGAVGAVAAAVCVRLLGASYDAYATPMFLSIGLALLAGMACGAFNGFLVSRLKIQAMVATLILFTAGRGIAQLISAREIGGKMVPGQILYVRMESFKAIGGFLPGVVVPTPVFIALGVVIIAYFILTRTALGLYVKTVGINSRAGRLVGINSQMIIFMCYLICGFTAAISGVVTSSRIYSSDANNIGLYMELDAILAVALGGNSLSGGKFSLLGAVIGAVTIQALTTSLYAMGITADQLPVYKAIVVVLIVSMQSEELKRWIRNFRQKSEAPKAVLQ